The following proteins come from a genomic window of Lycium ferocissimum isolate CSIRO_LF1 chromosome 4, AGI_CSIRO_Lferr_CH_V1, whole genome shotgun sequence:
- the LOC132053493 gene encoding 3-ketoacyl-CoA synthase 1 produces the protein MANESIEMEKERLTAEMDFKDSSSVVIKIRRKLPDFLQSVKLKYVKLGYGYSRNPVTLLLLATILPVVTLTLIQFTGLKFDRFYDIWTSDPTLFVDTSTGLTGLIVLFFLLGFYYVKKPRQVYLVDFACYKAEDERKMSIDSFLKMTEGNGAFEDETIEFQKRIAQRSGLGDETYFPRGITSTPPNLSMKEARAEAEAVMFGALDSLFKKTKVKLEEIGILIVNCSLFNPTPSLSSMIVNHYKLKTDIKSYNLGGMGCSAGLISIDLAKNLLKANPNSYAVVVSMENITLNWYFGNDRSMLLCNCIFRMGGAAMLLSNKSKDRTRSKYQLVHTVRTHKGADDNSYNCVYQREDDKGIIGVSLARELMAVAGDALKTNITTLGPLVLPLTEQFRFFMTLVKRKVLKAKVKPYIPDFKLAFEHFCIHAGGRAVLDELQNNLNLSDWHMEPSRMTLHRFGNTSSSSLWYELAYTESKGRVNKGDRVWQIAFGSGFKCNSAVWKSLRAIDSNEVNANGNPWADCIQRYPVKVAHAKS, from the exons ATGGCAAatgaaagtatagaaatggAAAAAGAGAGACTAACAGCTGagatggatttcaaagattcaTCCTCAGTTGTTATAAAAATCAGGCGAAAATTGCCGGATTTTTTACAATCTGTAAAGCTCAAATATGTTAAACTTGGCTATGGTTATTCACGTAACCCTGTCACTCTTCTTCTTCTGGCTACAATTTTGCCTGTGGTTACCCTCACTCTTATTCAGTTCACCGGTCTAAAGTTTGACCGGTTTTATGATATATGGACAAGTGATCCAACTTTATTCGTTGACACTTCAACCGGTCTTACTGGTTTAATAGTGCTGTTTTTCTTGTTAGGGTTTTACTATGTCAAGAAACCTAGACAGGTTTACTTGGTCGATTTTGCTTGTTACAAAGCCGAAGATGAACGAAAAATGTCCATTGATTCATTCTTGAAGATGACGGAAGGAAATGGTGCATTTGAAGACGAGACTATTGAATTTCAGAAAAGAATAGCTCAACGTTCTGGCTTAGGTGACGAGACCTATTTTCCCAGAGGAATCACATCCACCCCACCAAACCTGAGCATGAAAGAGGCACGTGCGGAGGCCGAGGCAGTCATGTTTGGTGCATTAGATTcacttttcaagaaaaccaaagTCAAGCTAGAGGAAATTGGAATTCTCATTGTGAATTGTAGCTTGTTTAATCCAACCCCATCTCTCTCTTCAATGATTGTCAACCACTACAAGCTCAAAACTGACATCAAGAGTTATAATTTGGGTGGTATGGGCTGTAGTGCTGGCCTAATTTCAATTGACTTAGCCAAGAATCTATTAAAAGCAAACCCGAATTCATATGCAGTGGTAGTTAGCATGGAGAACATCACATTAAATTGGTACTTTGGAAATGATAGGTCAATGTTGCTATGCAATTGCATATTCCGTATGGGAGGAGCAGCCATGCTGTTGTCTAACAAGTCGAAGGACCGAACCCGGTCCAAGTACCAGCTTGTCCACACGGTTCGAACCCATAAAGGAGCAGATGACAATAGCTACAATTGTGTGTACCAAAGAGAAGATGACAAGGGAATTATAGGGGTGTCACTCGCTCGTGAACTTATGGCTGTAGCCGGGGATGCTCTAAAAACGAACATCACCACGCTAGGACCATTGGTGTTACCACTTACAGAACAATTCAG GTTCTTCATGACACTGGTCAAGAGGAAAGTGTTGAAAGCCAAGGTGAAACCCTACATACCCGATTTCAAGCTGGCGTTCGAGCATTTCTGTATACACGCCGGAGGGAGGGCAGTGTTAGATGAACTGCAAAACAACTTAAACCTAAGTGACTGGCACATGGAGCCGTCAAGAATGACATTGCACAGGTTCGGGAACACGTCGAGCAGCTCGTTATGGTACGAATTAGCCTACACAGAATCAAAAGGAAGGGTGAACAAAGGAGATAGAGTCTGGCAAATAGCATTTGGTTCAGGTTTCAAATGTAACAGTGCAGTGTGGAAATCACTAAGGGCTATTGATAGTAATGAAGTGAATGCAAATGGGAACCCTTGGGCTGATTGCATTCAACGTTACCCTGTGAAAGTTGCCCATGCCAAGTCATAG
- the LOC132054168 gene encoding uncharacterized protein LOC132054168: MTPPMVEYPLDSFFSTSYNLELLGTGDLLPQVEWNTTKNRSKIKEVYLQLLDSLPKVEWRHIMSRNSARPKAIFHMWLQIHNRLLTVDRLLKWGMQVEPKCVFCKGVDETRDHIFFECHYAQQVWYKLMRWLKIQWPAHCSWGLQYLLILARTRGKSSQANVLKMVYSEFGFAIWNERNKRVFEDKEQNAESLAREIACICNVRTVVRSRAYLQSCIF, translated from the exons ATGACACCTCCTATGGTTGAGTATCCTTTAGACAGCTTTTTCAG taCAAGTTATAACTTAGAATTGCTGGGTACTGGAGATTTATTGCCACAGGTTGAATGGAACACTACCAAGAATAGGAGTAAAATCAAAGAGGTCTATTTGCAGCTATTGGACAGTTTACCTAAGGTGGAATGGAGACATATCATGTCTAGAAATTCAGCAAGGCCTAAAGCAATCTTTCACATGTGGTTACAAATACATAATAGACTATTGACTGTAGATAGACTCTTGAAATGGGGTATGCAAGTTGAGCCTAAATGTGTGTTTTGTAAAGGGGTGGATGAGACCAGAGACCATATATTTTTCGAATGTCACTATGCACAACAGGTGTGGTACAAATTGATGAGATGGCTCAAGATACAGTGGCCTGCTCATTGTTCATGGGGGCTACAATACTTGCTGATCTTGGCAAGAACCAGAGGCAAATCATCCCAAGCTAATGTTCTTAAGATGGTATATTCAGAGTTTGGGTTTGCAATATGGaatgaaagaaacaaaagagTGTTTGAAGACAAGGAGCAGAATGCTGAATCTTTAGCAAGGGAAATTGCTTGCATATGTAATGTTAGAACAGTAGTTAGAAGTCGAGCTTATTTACAATCTTGTATCTTCTAG